The genome window CAGGATCTCGCCGACCTCGGTCCGCGACGCCAGGTGGGGCGACAGCTCCTCGTCGCGCGGGGACAGCCCGCCCAGGTAGACGATGCGCCCGACGCCCGCCGCGTGGGCGGCCCGTGCGAACGTCCGCGCGGTGCGCCGGTCCCGCTCCTCGAACGTCTTCCCGGTCCCGAGGGAGTGGATGAGGTAGTACGCGACGTCGACACCCTCGAGCGCGGCCCGGATCTGCGCGGGCTCCGCGGCGTCCGCGGCGACGACCTCGACGGAGTCGTACCAGGGGCGCCCGCGCAGCCGGTCGGGGTGGCGTGCCAGCGCCCGCACGCGGTACCCCGCCGCCAGGAGCTCGGGCACCAGCCGCCCGCCGACGTACCCGGTGACGCCGGTGACGGCGACGAGCGGCGCGTCGGGCCGCGGCCGGCCGTCGGGTCCCGGCCCGGGCACCAGCCCGGTGAGCGTGCGCGCGACGGGCTCAGGGGCGAGGTCCGGCTCGGGCGCGGTGCCCGGCAGGTCGTCGCGGCTGTCGCTCATCCGGGCAGTCTGCGGCCACCCGCAGGCGCCCGCACGCGGTCGTGGCGTCAGGACGTCAGCAGGGCGAGCGTGCGACGCTCGGCCACCTGCTGCGAGCGTGTGGGGGCGATCGTCTCGCCCCGCTCCCACAGGTCGACGACGCGCGGGTCGATGTACGACGAGCGCGCGACGGTCGGCGTGTTCCCGAGCTCCTCGGCGACGTCCTTGACGACCGACGCCACGACGCGTCGGCGGGCCCGCTCGCTGCGGGGCGGCGGACCGGCGTCGGCCAGCCCCCGGGCTGCGAGCACGGTGGCGTGCCACGTGCGGAAGTCCTTGGGCGTGGCCTCCCCGAGCCGGTCGCGCACGTAGCGGCCGACGTCCGCGCTCGTGACGTCGTGCCAGCCGGCGTCGTCGCGCCAGGCCAGCAGCTCGGGGCTCTCGTCGCGTCGGCGCAGCAGCGTGCGGACGAGCTCGGCGACGACCTCGTCGTCGACCACGGTGTCCCGCACCTGACCGGACTTGGCGGGGAAGACGAGGTGCACGGCGCCGGGGCGCCCGTTCTCGTCGGGCAGGACCCGCACGTGCTCGCGTCGCAGCGTCGCCAGGCCGAAGGAGCCGTGCCGGCGCGTGTAGCCCTCGGTGCCGACGCGCAGGTACGCGCGGTCGAGCAGGCGGAACGCGAGGGCCAGCGCCTTGTCCCGCGGCATGCCGTCCAGCGCGAGGTCGGCCCGCACGCGCCGGCGCGCCGCCGGCAGCCGGCGCGCGACGTCCAGCACGTGCTCGTGCTTGAGCCGGGCGCGGCGCGCCTGCCACTGCTGGTGGTAGATGTACTGGCGCCGGGCGGCGTCGTCGAGGCCCGCCGCCTGGATGTGCCCGCTGGGCCACGGGCTGATCCAGACGTCGCGCCACGCCGGCGGGATCGCGAGGGTCGTGACGCGCTCGAGGTGCCCCGGCTCCACGATGCGCTGCCGGTCGACGTCGAGGTACACGAAGCCGCGGCCGGTGCGGCGCCGGGTCCACCCGGGCTGGTCGAGGCGGACACGTCGCAGGCGAGCCATGCCGGAGAGTGTCACCCGGCGGCGGCCGTCGCGCGCGGCGAGGCGCGCGACCGGCGCGCGGTGCCGTCGGGGGGAGATGGTCGACGCCCCCGTCAGTCGGGGACGCGCACCATGCCCTCCTGCGCGATCGACGCGACGAGCGCACCGTCGCTGTCGAACACGCGCGCGGCGCCCAGGCCGCGGCCGCCCTGCGCGCTCGGGGTGGACTGCGTGAACAGCAGCCAGTCGTCGACGCGCACGTCGCGGTGCCACCACATGGCGTGGTCCAGGCTGGCCATGGACAGCCCCGGCGTGGCCCAGGGCCGGCCGGCCCGGCGGAGCACGGGCTCGAGCATGATCTGGTCGCACGCGTACGCGAGGAGCGCGCGGTGCAGCAGCTGGTCGTCGGGCACGGGGCCACGGGCACGCGCCCACACGCTCTGACGGCCCAGCGGCGAGTCGGCGTCGGGCCGCAGGTAGATGGGCCCGGGGATGTGCCGCAGGTCGAACGCCGACTCCTGCGCCCAGAACTTGGCCATGGGGTGGTCGACGTCGCCGAGGACGTCGAGGGCCGAGGCGACCTCGTCCGGTCCCGGCACGACGGGCATGGCCTCGGCGTACTCGATGCCCGGCTGACGCTCCTGGAACGAGGAGATCATCGACAGGATCGGCACGTCGCCCTGCAGCGCGTGCGTGCGGCGCGCCGAGAAGGAGCGGCCGTCGCGGAGCCGCTCGACCGCGAAGCCGATGGGAGCGGCGTCGTCGCCGGGACGCAGGAAGTACCCGTGCAGCGAGTGCGGCAGCCGCCCGTCGGGCACGGTGCGGCCCGCGGCGAGGAGGGCCTGCGCGAGGACCTGCCCCCCGAAGACGCGTCCCTGCGGCTGCGGCAGGCTCTGGCCCTCGAACACGTCGGGCTGCTGCGCGTCGGCGGTCAGGTCGAGCGCCCGCAGGACCGCGCCCACGGGGTCGTGGCTCGCTCCCCCCGGCTCAGTCATCGAACGTGTTGAGCATCGAGTGCGCGGCACGCTCGAGGTAGTCCCAGAGCTCGGCGTGGTGCAGCGGGGCGAGCGCGAGGGAGTCGAGCGCTGCGCGCATGTGCAGCATCCAGCGGTCCCGGGCGTCCGGGTTGACCTTGTAGGGCGCGTGGCGCATGCGCAGCCGCGGGTGGCCGCGCTGCTCGGAGTAGGTCGTGGGGCCGCCCCAGTACTGCTCGAGGAAGTGCGTGAGGCGCTCGGCCGCGGGGCCGAGGTCCTCCTCGGGGTACATGGGACGGAGCACGGGGTCGGTCGCGACGCCGCGGTAGAACTCGTCGACGAGCCGGACGAACGTCTCGTGCCCGCCGACGGCGGCGTAGAACGAGTCGTCTCTCACGTCGACCATCCTCACACGCGGGGCGCCGCGCCCCGGCAGCGACGGGGTGTGGGCCGCACCACGCCGACGACCGTCACAGCCCGAGCTCGTCCAGGACGGGCAGCCCGGCACGCACGACGGCGCGTGCGTCGGCGGCGCTCGACGCGTCGGCGGCACGCCGGGCCAGCACGCGGCACGTCGCCAGGTCGGTCGCGCCCAGGACCGCCGCGACGTCGGGCAGCGCGCGCGGCGTCATCGACAGCGACGTGACGCCCAGGCCGACGAGCACGACGGCGAGGGCGGGGTCGGCGGCCGCCTCGCCGCACACGCCGACGGGCCGCGCCTGTGCCGCACCGCCGAGAGCGGTGGCCTCGACGAGCCGCAGCACGGCGGGCTGCCAGGCGTCGGACAGCGCGGCCACGGCGCCCAGCAGCCGGTCCGCGGCCATCGTGTACTGCGTGAGGTCGTTGGTGCCGATGCTCGCGAACCGGGCGTGCGCGAGCATCGGGCCGGCCAGCAGTGCCGCGCTCGGCACCTCGACCATGATCCCCGCCGTGGTCAGGCCGTGCCGCGCGCACGCGGCGACGAACTGCTCGGTCTCGTCGACGGTCGCCACCATCGGCGCCATGACCCACGTCGTCGTCCCCGGGTGCGCCGCGGCGGCGCGCGCGATCGCCGTGAGCTGGTCCTCCAGCACGTCAGGCCGCTCCTGCGCGACCCGTAGGCCGCGCACGCCGAGCGCCGGGTTGGTCTCCGGTGCTGCGTGGAGGAACGGCAGCGGCTTGTCGGCACCCGCGTCGAGCGTGCGCACGACGACCTTGCGGCCCGTGAACGCCGCCAGCACGCGCCCGTAGGCGGCGGTCTGCTCGTCGACGTCCGGCGCCTGCGTGCGGTCGAGGAACGCGAACTCGGTGCGGAACAGCCCGACCCCCTGGGCGCCGGAGTCGGCCGCCGCCTGCGCCTCGGCCGGGTCACCGACGTTGGCCACCAGCTCGACGCGGTGCCCGTCCGCTGTGCGGCCGTCGCCGTCGAAGGTGCGGACGGCACCGGCCAGCGCGCGCACGCGTCGCACGGCGTCGTCCGACGGGCCGGGTGTCACGGTGCCCGCGGCGCCGTCGACCAGCAGCAGCGTGCCGTCGGGGACGTCCAGCACGCCCGGGGCGGCCACCACCGCGGGGATGCCGCGCGAACGGGCGAGGATCGCCGTGTGCGACGTCGGGCCGCCGGCTGCGGTGACCACCGCGACGACCCGCTGCGGGTCCAGCGTGGCCATGAGCGCCGGGGCGAGGTCCTGTGCGACCAGCACGTAGGGCTCGGCCCGCACGGGCACGCCGGGCGCCTGCTGACCCGTCAGGTGGGCGACGAGCCGGTTGCGCACGTCGACCACGTCGCGCACCCGCTCCGCCATGCGCCCACCGAGGGCCTCCAGGTCGGCGGACACGGTGTCGGCCGCCTCCCAGACCGCACGCTCCGGGACGAGGTGCTCGTCACGGACGCGTTGCTGGGCATCGGCGACCAGCGACGGGTCCGCGGCCATCGCGGCGGTGGCGTGCAGCAGCGCCGCGGCGTCACCCTCGGCCGCGAGCGCCGCGGCGTCGAGCTCGTCACGCACGGCCGCCGCCGACCGCGCGACCTGCTCGACGGCCGCCTGCCGGTCCGCACCAGGGGGCAGGCGGCGACCCGCCGGCGGTTCGGCGACCGCGTCGGGCAGGTGGACGGCCGGGCCGACCGCGCGGCCCGGGCTCACGCCGATGCCGACCACGTTGGTGGTGACCACCTGCGACCTCCTCGGTGCCTGCGCGCGACGCGGGCTCCGTCGCCGTCCGTCGTCGTCGTGCCCGCAGTCTGTCGCTCGCGCGCGCCGCGGGCCAGTGACGACACGCGTGTGCGTCGTCACCCTGCCCGGTGGACGCGGGGTCCGCGGGGCCCGGGACGGCGGTAACCTGGGGACGAGAAGCCGACACCCGGGGAGAGCCATTGAGCAAGGCAGAGCAGATCCTGGCCGCACTGGGTGGGGAGACGAACGTCGTCGACCTCGAGCCGTGCATCACGCGCCTGCGGGTCGAGGTCGGTGACGCGCAGCTCGTCGACGAGGCGGCGCTGCGGGCGAGCGGCGCGTTCGGCGTCGTGCGCTCGGGCCGCATCGTGCAGGTCATCGTCGGGCCCGAGGCGGACAGCCTCGCGGCCGAGCTCGACCACCTGCGCTGATCGTGACGCACGCGTGACCGCGCTGCGTCTCGCGAGCCCGGTCCCCGGCGTCGTGCGGCCGCTGTCGGCCGTGCCGGACCCGGTGTTCGCCGAGCAGATGGTCGGTCCCGGGGTGGCGGTCGAGCCCGACCGCACCGGGCGCCAGGACGTCCTGGCCCCCTGCGACGGCGTCGTCGGTGCGCTGCACCCCCACGCGTTCGCGCTGGAGCTCGACGACGGCCGCGGCGTGCTCGTGCACGTCGGCATCGACACGGTCACCCTCGCCGGGCTGGGCTTCGACGTGCACGTCGAGCGGGGGCAGCGCGTGCGCGCGGGGGAGCGCGTGCTGAGCTGGTCGCCGGTGGACGTCGCCGCCGCCGGGCTGTCGACCGTGTGCCCCGTGATCGCCCTGCAGGCGGACCCCGCCGCTGTCACGGCCGTGGTCGCGGACGGCGAGCACGTGGCCGCGGGTCAGGCCCTCCTGGCGTGGTCGCCCGCGCCCTGACGCCGCGTCACCCGGGCGACCGCCCCTGCGGCTGCTCGGGCTCGACCGCCTCGTGCAGCGGGGTGTCATGGGGGTCGCGCCCGCCGTCGGCGGGGTCGGTGCTCTCGCGGGACCCCGCGCCGGACCCAGCGTCGGTCCCGCCCTCGGGGCCGGCGTCCGGTGCGGACGCCTCCGGCGCAGGCGGGACGGGCGCCGCCGCGACCGCGGCGCCCACCATGCCGCCCCCGTCCGCCCCGGCGGGCCGGTCGCGGCGCTCCTGGTGCGCGACCAGCGCGTCGCGCTGCCCGGCGAGCGGCACACCGGCCGCCTCGAGCGCGTCCCGCACGGCGACCCGCAGGTGCCGGGCGACCTCCCAGTGCATCGCCGGCGCGGTCCGCACGGACAGCCGCAGGCCCACGGCGTCGGCGGCCAGCTTCTCGGCCCCCGTGACGCTCGGCTCGCCCTGCAGGTAGGCGCCCACGAGGGGGTCCGTGGCCACCCGGCGCGCCGCCTCCTCGAGCAGGCCGCGCGCCTCGTCGAGGTCGACGAAGTAGTCCACGTCGACCTCGACCACGGCGGTGCTGAAGCCCTGCGTCTTGTTGCCGACGCGGATCATCGACCCGTTCGGGACGTACCAGAGCGTCCCGTCGACGTCGCGCAGCTTGGTCACGCGCAGCCCGACGGCCTCGACGGTGCCCGTGGCAGCACCCACGTCGACGACGTCACCCACCCCGTACTGGTCCTCCAGCAGCATGAACAGCCCGGACAGGAAGTCCTTGACCAGGCTCTGCGCACCGAAGCCGACGGCGACGCCGACGATGCCCGCCGACGCGATGAACGGCGCCAGGTTCACGCCCAGCGCGTCGAGCACGAGGACGGCGGCGATGGACCCCACGACGATCGAGGCGGTCGAGCGCAGCACCGAGCCGATGGTCCGGGCGCGCTGTGCGCGGCGCGCGGTCGCGAGCGGGTTCGCCTTGAGCAGCACCGACCCGACCTCGGAGCGCCCGAGCGGACGCAGCAGGCCGCGCTCGGTGAGGGTCTCGCCCTCGGCGACGTGCGTCGTGATGCCCGCGATGGCGCGCCGCAGGAGGAGCAGCACGATCGCGCTGATGATGACGATGAGGACGATGCGCAGGGGGACGCCGACGAACCACTTCCCCCACTCGCCCGCCCAGGCACCCCAGTCGCCGTCCTTGGGCGCGATGGTCCCCGGGGACGGGTTGCTCGTGGACGCGGTCGGGTCTGCCGAGAGCAGAGCCGCGAACGGGATCGCCGCGGTCACGGGCCGACCGCCGCGAGCAGGTCCGTGCGGTCTGCGACGAACTGCAGCTGCTCGACCGACAGCCCGATCGTGCGCGACAGCGCGCGCGCCCCGTGCCCGACGCCGATCTCGCGGCGCACCAGCACCGGCCGCTGGGCGGGGTCGGACGTCGTCGCGGCCTGCAGGGCCGCCGCGAGCTTGCGTGCGTGCAGCGGGTCGACGCGCGAGTCGCCCTCGAAGACCGTGAACAGCACCGCGGGGTAGGCGGCGCCGTCGACGACACGGTGGTACGGGGAGTAGCCGAGCAGCCACCCCAGCTCCTGGGGGTCCTCCGCGTCGCCGTACTCCTCGGTCCACGTCACGCCCAGGCCGAACCGCTGGTAGCGCACCATGTCGAGCAGCGGTGCGGAGCACACCGCGGCGGCCCACAGGTCGGGGCGCTGCGTGACCGCCGCGCCGACGAGGAGGCCACCGTTGGAGCCGCCCCAGCACGCGAGCGCGCCCGTGGTCGTCCACCCCTCGGCCACCAGGTGCTCGGCGACCGCGTGGAAGTCGTCGAAGACGTTCTGCTTGTGCGCGCGCATGCCGGCGCGGTGCCACTCCTCGCCCTCCTCGCCGCCGCCGCGCAGGTTCGCGACCACGTAGACGCCGCCGGCCTCGACCCACGCGAGCGTGGTCGCGGAGAACGCCGGGTCCAGGCTGACCTGGAAGCCGCCGTACCCGTAGAGCGCGGTCGGGGCGGGCGACAGCGGCTGTCCGTCGGGTCCGACGTGGTCGGCGCGCGCGAGCACGAACGCGCGCACGGTCGTGCCGTCGGCGCTCGTGACCTCGATCTGCTGCGTGCGGACCTCGGGCAGGTCGGGCAGGGCCCCGGGGGGCGCCGCCCACAGCGTGACCACCCCGGTCGTGGCGTCGTACCGGTGCACGTGCGGCAGCGTCACGTGGTCGGTGTAGGCGAACCAGACGTCGGGGCCGCCCTCGGGGCGGGTCACGAGGCCGGACACCGAACCGAGCCCGGGCAGCGGGACCCCGCCCGTGCGGGCACCCGTGCGCGGGTCGTGGACGGTGACCTCGCTCACCGCGTGGCGACGCCACGCTGCCAGCAGCCCGGTGGGCGCGGTCGGGTCGCCATCGTCGACGAACGCGACGTCCTCGAGCACCGCGACGTCGTCCTGCGGCAGCAGGGTGGCCCAGTGCGTGACGCCGGGGGTCGTGGGGTCGGTCACGACGAGCCGGCCGCGGGGGGCGTCGAGGTCCGTGTGCAGGTAGAGCCGCCCGTCGCGACCGACCCACGCGCCGACCTCGGCGTCCAGCCCCACGGCGACCTCGACGAACGTCGGTGCCTCGTGCGCGCCGGGCGCCGCGAGGTCGGCGATCCAGACGTCGGTGCGCGGTGCGGTGCCCGCCGCCGCGGAGACGAGCAGCCAGCGGCCGTCGCGGCTGACCTGCACGCCGTAGTAGCTGGTCATCGGCAGGCCCGCGCCGAACACCTCGACGTCCTGCTCCGGCGGCGTCCCCACGCGGTGCAGCCAGACGCGCCGGTGGTACTGCTGCTCGTCGGCCGGGACGAGGTCGGGCGCGAGCCGTCGGACGTAGTAGAACGCGTCACCGCCCGGCAGCCACGCGACGGGGGAGTAGCGCGCGCGGTCGATCGGCCCGTCGACGCTCTCGCCCGTCGCCACGTCGAGCACGTGCAGGACGCTCTCCTCGGTGCCGCCGTGCGACACCTGGTAGGCGAGCAGGTCGCCCTCCTTCGAGGGCTGCCAGGCGTCCAGGGTCGTCGTGCCCGTCGCGTCGAGCGCGAGCGGGTCGATGAGGACCCGTTCGACCTCACCGGGCGCGGCACCCGCCGCGGCCACGTCGCCCGGCTCGGCGACCACGACGACCGCGTGCTCCTGGTCCCCGGTGCGACGTGAGAAGAACCGCCGGTCGCCGCGCCAGGCCGGTGCTCCGACGAACCCCGCGCCGAGCAGGCCGCGCAGGCGCGCCGAGAGGGCCGCATCGGCGAGCGGTGTGCCGGCGGCCCGTGCCGCCAGGCCCTCGCGGTAGGCCGCGTACAGGTCGTCCTGCGCGCGCGACCAGCGCTGGGTGCGCTCGTCGTCGGGGTCCTCGAGCGTGCGGTAGGGGTCGGCCACCCGGTGGCCGGCGAGCTCCTCGACGAGGTCGGTGCGCGGCGCCGGAGGGTAGGCGGCGACCGGGACCGCGGTCGGCGCGGGGGTGGTCGCGGGGCTCGTCGCGGGGGTGGCTGCGGCGGTGGGTGCGGGCTCGGTCGTCACGACGCCACAGGCTACGTGGCCCGGGCGTGCGGTCGCGCAGGCCGTGGCCCGTCCGGGGGAGCGGTGCCTCAGCGGGAGATCGGCACCGGCAGGTCGGTCACGACGTCCTGCGCGCTGTCCTCCAGCGCACCGTCGCCGGTCAGACGCACGGTGTGACGCACGATCGTGCCGCCGTCCTGGACCCACGCGACGACCTCGAAGCCGTCGGCGGTCGGCGTGGCCGTCGTCGGGGCGACCTGCCCGTCGAGGGCGGCCCGGGCCGTGTCCGCGGCGGCCTGCGCGTCGGCGTCGAGCCGGGGGCGCAGCCGGACGTCGTCGAACGAGGCGATGCGCTGCGACCACTGCGTGAACGAGCGCGTCGCGTCGAGGTACGTGTCGACGACGGCCGCGGCGGTCGCGGCGTCCGCGACGTGGACGTCCGCCTGCGCGAGCAGGTCGACGAACACCTCGGGTGCGCCCGCGAGGACCACGGCACGGTCGTCGTCCGAGAGCGCGACGTACGCCCGCGAGCCGTGCGACCCGCCGCGCGCGAGCACGTCGAGGACCTGCCACCCGGTCAGCCACGGCGTGTCGAGCGGGGTCACCGTGGTGCCGTCGGACGTCACGAGGTCGGCGAGCGCGGGGTCGTCCGCGCGCAGCGCATCGGCCAGCCTCGTGCTCACGTCGTCCTCCTGGGGACCGTCGGTCGTCGGGGTGCCGCCTGCCGGCGCGGTGGTCGCGGCAGTCGTCGTCGGGGTCGTCGTGGGGCTGCTGGCGCCGTCGCACGCGCCGAGCGTCAGCAGGGCGCAGAGCGCGGCAGCCGCGCCGACCGCTGCCCGGTGGTGGTTGGTGCGTCGCACGCCTGCTCCTCGTCCCGTCGTCCGTCGCGTCACGCTAGCCGCTGCCCTCAGTGCCTGTCGTCCCACGCGTCCCCGTAGTAGTCGTCGTACGGGTCACCGGTGTTCGACGTCACGTACGTGCCGTCGAGGAACAGGTTCCGGACCGCGGCGAACCCGGCGTCCCGCGCCTGCGCCCCGGTGCGGCCCGCCTTGACGGCGGCGTCGTACGCGTCCCAGTAGGTGTCGTCCGAGACGTCGGTGGGCATCTTCACACCCGCGTCCTCGAGCTCACGGGCCGCGAGGATCTCCTCCACGACGCCACGCGTCTCCTCGTCGAGCATCCCGTTGACGTAGTCGTCGCGGGAGTCCTGGTCGATGTCCGGGCTCTGGCCCGCACGGTCGCTCTGCGCGTGGTTGACCTCGTGGACCAGGGTCCGGACGGTCTCGAGCGGCGTGTGGCCCGCGTCGATGTAGACGTCCGTGCCGTCCCAGTACGACCCGCGGCTGCTGTCCTTGATCGAGATGCCGTTGTCCGCGA of Cellulomonas dongxiuzhuiae contains these proteins:
- a CDS encoding DNA topoisomerase IB, giving the protein MARLRRVRLDQPGWTRRRTGRGFVYLDVDRQRIVEPGHLERVTTLAIPPAWRDVWISPWPSGHIQAAGLDDAARRQYIYHQQWQARRARLKHEHVLDVARRLPAARRRVRADLALDGMPRDKALALAFRLLDRAYLRVGTEGYTRRHGSFGLATLRREHVRVLPDENGRPGAVHLVFPAKSGQVRDTVVDDEVVAELVRTLLRRRDESPELLAWRDDAGWHDVTSADVGRYVRDRLGEATPKDFRTWHATVLAARGLADAGPPPRSERARRRVVASVVKDVAEELGNTPTVARSSYIDPRVVDLWERGETIAPTRSQQVAERRTLALLTS
- a CDS encoding acyl-CoA thioesterase, coding for MTEPGGASHDPVGAVLRALDLTADAQQPDVFEGQSLPQPQGRVFGGQVLAQALLAAGRTVPDGRLPHSLHGYFLRPGDDAAPIGFAVERLRDGRSFSARRTHALQGDVPILSMISSFQERQPGIEYAEAMPVVPGPDEVASALDVLGDVDHPMAKFWAQESAFDLRHIPGPIYLRPDADSPLGRQSVWARARGPVPDDQLLHRALLAYACDQIMLEPVLRRAGRPWATPGLSMASLDHAMWWHRDVRVDDWLLFTQSTPSAQGGRGLGAARVFDSDGALVASIAQEGMVRVPD
- a CDS encoding globin — encoded protein: MRDDSFYAAVGGHETFVRLVDEFYRGVATDPVLRPMYPEEDLGPAAERLTHFLEQYWGGPTTYSEQRGHPRLRMRHAPYKVNPDARDRWMLHMRAALDSLALAPLHHAELWDYLERAAHSMLNTFDD
- the ptsP gene encoding phosphoenolpyruvate--protein phosphotransferase — its product is MVTTNVVGIGVSPGRAVGPAVHLPDAVAEPPAGRRLPPGADRQAAVEQVARSAAAVRDELDAAALAAEGDAAALLHATAAMAADPSLVADAQQRVRDEHLVPERAVWEAADTVSADLEALGGRMAERVRDVVDVRNRLVAHLTGQQAPGVPVRAEPYVLVAQDLAPALMATLDPQRVVAVVTAAGGPTSHTAILARSRGIPAVVAAPGVLDVPDGTLLLVDGAAGTVTPGPSDDAVRRVRALAGAVRTFDGDGRTADGHRVELVANVGDPAEAQAAADSGAQGVGLFRTEFAFLDRTQAPDVDEQTAAYGRVLAAFTGRKVVVRTLDAGADKPLPFLHAAPETNPALGVRGLRVAQERPDVLEDQLTAIARAAAAHPGTTTWVMAPMVATVDETEQFVAACARHGLTTAGIMVEVPSAALLAGPMLAHARFASIGTNDLTQYTMAADRLLGAVAALSDAWQPAVLRLVEATALGGAAQARPVGVCGEAAADPALAVVLVGLGVTSLSMTPRALPDVAAVLGATDLATCRVLARRAADASSAADARAVVRAGLPVLDELGL
- a CDS encoding glucose PTS transporter subunit EIIB, which translates into the protein MSKAEQILAALGGETNVVDLEPCITRLRVEVGDAQLVDEAALRASGAFGVVRSGRIVQVIVGPEADSLAAELDHLR
- a CDS encoding PTS sugar transporter subunit IIA translates to MTALRLASPVPGVVRPLSAVPDPVFAEQMVGPGVAVEPDRTGRQDVLAPCDGVVGALHPHAFALELDDGRGVLVHVGIDTVTLAGLGFDVHVERGQRVRAGERVLSWSPVDVAAAGLSTVCPVIALQADPAAVTAVVADGEHVAAGQALLAWSPAP
- a CDS encoding mechanosensitive ion channel family protein; translated protein: MTAAIPFAALLSADPTASTSNPSPGTIAPKDGDWGAWAGEWGKWFVGVPLRIVLIVIISAIVLLLLRRAIAGITTHVAEGETLTERGLLRPLGRSEVGSVLLKANPLATARRAQRARTIGSVLRSTASIVVGSIAAVLVLDALGVNLAPFIASAGIVGVAVGFGAQSLVKDFLSGLFMLLEDQYGVGDVVDVGAATGTVEAVGLRVTKLRDVDGTLWYVPNGSMIRVGNKTQGFSTAVVEVDVDYFVDLDEARGLLEEAARRVATDPLVGAYLQGEPSVTGAEKLAADAVGLRLSVRTAPAMHWEVARHLRVAVRDALEAAGVPLAGQRDALVAHQERRDRPAGADGGGMVGAAVAAAPVPPAPEASAPDAGPEGGTDAGSGAGSRESTDPADGGRDPHDTPLHEAVEPEQPQGRSPG
- a CDS encoding prolyl oligopeptidase family serine peptidase, yielding MTTEPAPTAAATPATSPATTPAPTAVPVAAYPPAPRTDLVEELAGHRVADPYRTLEDPDDERTQRWSRAQDDLYAAYREGLAARAAGTPLADAALSARLRGLLGAGFVGAPAWRGDRRFFSRRTGDQEHAVVVVAEPGDVAAAGAAPGEVERVLIDPLALDATGTTTLDAWQPSKEGDLLAYQVSHGGTEESVLHVLDVATGESVDGPIDRARYSPVAWLPGGDAFYYVRRLAPDLVPADEQQYHRRVWLHRVGTPPEQDVEVFGAGLPMTSYYGVQVSRDGRWLLVSAAAGTAPRTDVWIADLAAPGAHEAPTFVEVAVGLDAEVGAWVGRDGRLYLHTDLDAPRGRLVVTDPTTPGVTHWATLLPQDDVAVLEDVAFVDDGDPTAPTGLLAAWRRHAVSEVTVHDPRTGARTGGVPLPGLGSVSGLVTRPEGGPDVWFAYTDHVTLPHVHRYDATTGVVTLWAAPPGALPDLPEVRTQQIEVTSADGTTVRAFVLARADHVGPDGQPLSPAPTALYGYGGFQVSLDPAFSATTLAWVEAGGVYVVANLRGGGEEGEEWHRAGMRAHKQNVFDDFHAVAEHLVAEGWTTTGALACWGGSNGGLLVGAAVTQRPDLWAAAVCSAPLLDMVRYQRFGLGVTWTEEYGDAEDPQELGWLLGYSPYHRVVDGAAYPAVLFTVFEGDSRVDPLHARKLAAALQAATTSDPAQRPVLVRREIGVGHGARALSRTIGLSVEQLQFVADRTDLLAAVGP